A window of the Arenibacter algicola genome harbors these coding sequences:
- a CDS encoding PorP/SprF family type IX secretion system membrane protein — protein sequence MFKKNYLYIIFLLLCLSKVTGQEESPFVSYDVPSQNLLKFNRFLINPTFSTVREDKSYINLLHRNQSVSFNDNNQDYFLSYSGRVNDRSGLGLSLYTQREGLISNYGVMANYAYGIKLSDKSNFTFGANLAYYNSGFDRNRANALDPNDPALNGLQDSNLLSFQPGFNISYGKFDFGVFAENLFDYNLKSSETITEFGDKTFSGHLQYTHQFENGAGIFEAGRLMPLARVRKIGNEEVVLGGSLILDLPKLGWLQGGYDSFYGASAGIGFNINRRISLGYTMEKGMSNNFDNFGLTHEISFAYSITPNLTEDRVMLEEGYEELAENEEEQEDTLTAQQLEIEKLKKALAENDAILAELMFRQDSSETNRQKDLERRFEMVMRMVREETQGKRPDIEEKAKKMYLVNNENGGLVNNSKPDPKENKPNVIKPVDKTKDAIATRTVETKITPKAEAEEAEQDEFTRVAQQNNIKSRKFRNLDGVADGYYVVANVYKGEKYLNKFVTELANDGVRADYFENSNNGLKYVYLERYDTWQEALAAHKSNINGTYSKDMWIMNVDNTRYTDADRAYVQNVNKIKEKSSQYALDKLQKNVVVKDNVTSNDPTAKVYKINGLGTGYYIIANVFASANNANRFVKMLNAQGLSASYFINPENNYRYVYLKRHESWNNALVSYYSKINDTYNDKMWIMRVTPNQMT from the coding sequence ATGTTCAAGAAAAACTATTTATATATAATCTTTTTATTACTCTGTCTTTCCAAGGTTACGGGGCAAGAGGAAAGTCCGTTTGTTTCTTACGATGTTCCCTCACAGAACCTCTTAAAATTCAATAGGTTTCTTATTAACCCCACATTTTCTACGGTAAGGGAAGACAAGTCCTATATAAATCTATTACACAGAAACCAATCGGTATCTTTCAATGATAACAACCAAGACTATTTCCTTAGTTACAGTGGTCGTGTTAATGACCGTAGCGGTTTGGGACTTAGCCTATATACACAAAGGGAGGGATTAATATCCAACTACGGCGTTATGGCCAACTATGCATATGGCATTAAATTAAGCGACAAGAGTAATTTTACTTTTGGAGCAAATCTAGCTTATTACAACAGTGGATTTGATAGAAACCGCGCCAATGCTTTGGATCCCAATGATCCAGCCCTAAACGGGTTACAGGATTCCAACCTTTTGTCCTTTCAACCGGGATTCAATATTTCTTATGGCAAGTTTGATTTTGGTGTTTTCGCAGAAAACCTATTTGATTACAACCTTAAGAGCAGTGAAACAATAACGGAATTTGGAGATAAAACCTTCTCAGGACATTTACAATATACCCATCAGTTTGAAAACGGTGCCGGCATTTTTGAAGCAGGTCGTTTAATGCCTTTGGCCAGGGTTAGAAAAATTGGGAATGAAGAGGTAGTGCTGGGTGGAAGCCTTATCCTGGACCTGCCAAAACTGGGTTGGTTACAAGGTGGTTATGATAGTTTCTATGGTGCCTCCGCAGGTATAGGTTTTAACATAAACCGCCGGATCTCTTTAGGCTATACTATGGAAAAAGGTATGTCCAACAATTTTGACAATTTTGGATTAACACATGAAATATCCTTTGCCTACTCCATAACCCCAAACCTTACAGAAGATCGTGTAATGTTGGAAGAAGGTTACGAGGAATTGGCAGAAAATGAAGAAGAACAGGAAGATACCCTTACTGCACAACAACTGGAAATTGAAAAACTGAAGAAGGCATTGGCAGAAAATGATGCAATATTGGCCGAGTTAATGTTCCGTCAGGATTCATCGGAAACCAACCGTCAAAAAGATTTGGAACGCAGATTTGAAATGGTAATGAGAATGGTCCGCGAAGAAACGCAGGGCAAGCGTCCGGACATTGAGGAAAAAGCCAAAAAAATGTATCTCGTTAACAATGAAAACGGGGGTCTGGTGAATAATTCCAAGCCCGATCCAAAAGAAAATAAACCAAACGTTATAAAACCTGTGGACAAAACCAAGGATGCTATAGCGACAAGAACAGTTGAAACCAAAATCACTCCCAAAGCAGAGGCTGAAGAAGCTGAACAAGATGAGTTTACAAGGGTAGCACAACAAAACAATATTAAGAGTAGAAAATTTAGAAATTTGGACGGGGTAGCCGACGGTTACTATGTTGTAGCCAATGTCTATAAGGGCGAAAAATATCTTAATAAGTTTGTAACGGAACTTGCCAATGATGGAGTAAGGGCAGACTATTTCGAAAATTCCAACAATGGACTTAAATATGTATACCTAGAAAGGTATGATACATGGCAGGAGGCATTGGCCGCACATAAATCCAACATCAATGGAACCTATTCCAAGGATATGTGGATTATGAATGTGGACAACACCCGTTATACGGACGCTGATAGGGCTTATGTACAAAACGTAAACAAAATCAAGGAAAAATCATCACAATATGCTTTGGACAAACTTCAGAAAAATGTTGTGGTTAAAGACAATGTAACCTCCAATGATCCTACGGCCAAAGTGTACAAAATAAATGGTCTTGGAACCGGATATTATATTATTGCCAATGTATTCGCCAGTGCCAACAATGCCAATAGATTTGTAAAAATGTTAAATGCACAAGGACTAAGTGCCAGTTATTTCATTAACCCTGAAAATAACTATAGATATGTATATCTTAAGAGGCACGAATCCTGGAACAATGCCTTGGTTTCCTATTATTCCAAGATCAACGATACTTACAACGATAAAATGTGGATCATGCGGGTAACGCCAAATCAAATGACATGA